The Herbiconiux sp. A18JL235 region CGTAGCTGCGGAACTCGCGGAACCGTCCCCGTTCGGACTGCAGATCGTCGAGGTCGAGGCGGAAGAACTCGTGGCTGATGCTGCCGAGGCTCACCACGCGGGCCGCGGGCTGCGCGGAGAGTGCGGGGAGCATCCGGCCGATCAGGGCTGCGTGACCGAGCAGGTTGGTGCCCATCATCGTCTCGAAGCCGTCGACGGTCTCGTGTCTGCCCTTCGTCGAGAGCACGCCGGCGTTGGCCAGTAGCGAATCGATGCGGGGGAGGGCGGAGAGCTCCTCGGCCGCCCGGGCGACGGAGGACTGGTCGGCGAGGTCGAGGTGCACGAAGGAGACCTCGGCGCCCGGTGTGTGCCGCCGGATGCTCGCGAGGGCTGCTTCGCCCCGGGCTTCGGAGCGGGCGGCGATGACCACGGAGGCGCCCGCGGCCGCGAGCTGCTCGGCGGCCCAGTAGCCGAGGCCCCCGGTGCCGCCCGTGACGATGTGGACGGGAGTGGTCATCACTCGCTCGCCGTGGTGGCGTCGGCACTCGTGGAGGACTCGGTCGTTGCGCGGGCCGCCGCGAAGCGGGCGTGCACCACCGCCTCCACCACGATCGCCGCCGGGCGCAGTTCCATGCCGCCGGGGGTCGGCGCACTCTTGGCCATGAGTGCCATGGCGCGGGGCGCGGGTGCTCCGCCGCTCGACCCCGTGTCGTCGAGCAGGCCCGCGTCGGCGATCGACACGGGCGAGATCTCGTCGAGCCCGAGCGCTGCGGCGTAGTCCTCCGCCTTCGCGACGGCGTCGGCCACCGCGGCGCGACGGGCCTCGGCCCGCACCACGGCGTCGGTCTCTGGGGCGAGCGACCACGTGATGCCGTCGACGGCGATGCCCTCGCGCACGGCCACCACGTCGATCCACTCCGAGAGCGCCTCGAAATCGTCGAACTCGGCGTCGACGAAGACGGCGCTGTGGAACTCGACCGGGAGACGCGTGCCGTCCTGACTCCACGGGCGCTGGCCCCACACCCTGATGTCTTCGGAGTGCCAGACCCGCACGGGCCCGTGGTCTTCGTCGCGGAGGCTCTCGAGCGAGCCGGTGAGCGATTCGTGGGCGGCGCGGGTGGCAGCCAGCACGCTGTCGCGCTTCGAGCCCTCGAAGCCCACCCCGATGCGCACCACCGCGAGCTCGGGGTTGTGGCGCTGCTCGTTCGACCCGGAGACGGTGATGATCGTGTCTGGCATGGCTTCCACGATATTCCATCGGGAGTGGACTGGAGGGCTGTCGCTGTCGTAGACTTGAGGGCTGCTTCAGAACGGGTTCGTCGCGAGAAGCGGTTGACAACTCCACAGCGTGCGACAGCGACCCAGCACGGGGATGATCGGTTTCGACATCGCCTGCGAAACGACGAGAAGCGGGTCGAGGATGCGGGGTTATCTCGTTAACGCCCTCCGCAACCTATAAGTGCCAATTCCAACAGCACTGTTCCGGCTAAGAAGGCCGCCTTCGCCCTCGCGGCGTAAGGTCCCCTTACCTAGCACCTAGGAACTGTCGGTCCGGGAATGCTCTCTACCCGGGTTCCGGCATCAGCTAGAGAGCTTGCTGCGTGATCGTGTCTCAGGGTCACGCGGGACTCTTACTGTGACTGGGCCCGTCGACCTGGCTGCCTGTGGCAAGGGTCGGGGCCGAGCAGAACGCCTGCACAGGCTACACCCGTAGAAGACGTGGGATCACAGCGATGGACGGGGGTTCAATTCCCCCCATCTCCACCCACGGTCCGCTGTCGCACGCTGAGGAGCGTGAGTCTCCCGTCATTCCGCCGATCTGTGCGTTGTGGGGAGTTGGCGAGATGCGTACCACATTGGCGTTCGCCCGGACTACCTGCGGACTAAGCGGGGATGCTCGCCATCCGCCCGCCCCATGTTTGCTACCAGGGAGTGGGTGTGCGTCGCACGCACACCCGCGGGGCGAGGGCGTCCGTCCGCCAGACACCCCTCCCAGCCGCTCTGCGCCCCGTGCACGTCTCAGAACAGCGGAAAGGCCCGCGGGCCGACGAGGGGCCTCTACGGGCCGTGCAGCTGGCATCTTGCCATTGCGAGGGGGCGCTGCACGATTCTCACACGACCATGAAGCGAAAGTACGACTTCGATCGGGTCGTCTGCCCGATGCCGCCGATACGCTCCCAGGATGGGGAATCCAGCGCGCGAGCTCGTCCATATCCTCTCCGCTTACCGGCTGTGGGGTGTGTCCGGCATCTACCCAACCCGCGACGGCGTAGACCCCGGCGACGTGCAGTTCTGGCGAGGCCAAGCACGAGCTCTACGGCTCGTAGCGGAGGTAGATCAGATCCTCGAAGCGCGCGAGTCTGCCGGCCGGCCCGTCGGACACTATCGAGAAGCGATGGTGGCGGCCTTCCGATGCATCTTCGCCCCAGACGTTCAATGGAACCACGGCGGACAGAAGGTCGAGCTGATCCCCCAGTGGGCCATCAATCAGATCGCGGGCCTCGCCGACAACATAGACGACGTAGGTTTCTCAGGCGTGACGGTCCCTGAGAAAGCGAAGCTCGACATCGGGTCCGTCCTCGACGACCTTGACGAGCTACTGGACAGCGGTGAGCTGCCCCTCGACGGACCCAGCTCTGCCTATGTCCGGCGCCTCATCCTGTCGATCCGGAATCTGCTGGAAGACGCAGACTCATACGGAGACGTCGATCTACTGCGCCACATCTAGGAGTTGATCGGCGTTCTGCTCACATTCGCGAACAACGCAGAAGCGAACGAGCAACCCGCCGGCCCCATCGACAAGATGCGGGCCCTCGCAGCGCGACTCGTACCCGTCGCCAGTCCAGTTGGCTACACCCTCGGGTTAATCGCAGACAGCGACACCGTGGCGAAGATGATCACGGGGGGCTGACTCAAATGACCTTCTCCGACATCATCCAGGCCGCGGCCGTAATCGCCGCTGTGGGCGCCGCCATCATCGCCCTCGTCATCTCCGCCAAAGACCGGAAGAACACCCGCGACATCGCCGCTGACGACCGCCGCGAAGCGTTGCGTCAGGCGCACCTCATGTTCGAGCTCGACGCGCTCGTGAAGCTCTCGGAGAACATGAACCGCGGCGGCTCGGCCGACGTTGACGAGTCGGCCAGGATGGGCATCGAAGCGCTCACCCTCACCGGGCCACTCGCACCCGACCGTCTGCCCAAGCTGTGGGCCGAGAAGATCGGCGACGACAACAAGCTACGCGCCGCTATGGCAGACCCTGAGATGCCGCGCTACAAGCGCGACGCGCTCGAGGTGCAGCTTGCCGTCAGTGCCGTGCTCGCCGAGGTCCGCGACTCCACCACACGGCGCTAAAGGTCGTTCTCGGCCGGGTTTCGGGGCGTCTCGAACCCACGTTCAGACGCCAACGCGACGGGTTGCCCACCCCCCCGGCCAGTCTGTCCATGCTGGACTCGTGATGGTCACTCGCTGGCTGACCGAGCGGCAATCCTCGGAGATGACAGGTATACCGGTCGGGATGCTTCGAGACTGGCGCTTGAAGCGGCTACATCTTCCGTTCTCGCGGATCGGGCGCCTGGTCCGGTACGCGGAGGACGAGGTCGACACCTGCATGCGGTCGGGTCAGGTCGAGGTCACTCGGACTCCGATGTAGCACCCCCTCCGGAGGCGAGCCATTGGTCGACGTCGGCCTCCCAGTAGCGGACGAGTCGGCCGATCTTGAACAAGGTGGGGCCGACCTTCATGACGCGCCAGTTCGCGAGCGTCTGCTTCGCAACCCCGACATACTCGGCGAGCTCGTCGGGCGACATCATTCGTCTCATGGGCGCGCTGACATGTGATCGCAAGCCTGCCCTGACATCTCCTATCGAGGCACTGGCGCACTATCCTCCAGGTGCCGCCTCTGCGGGCTTGCCCTCCGTGCAGGGTGCCAGAGCGGAGCGCGTTGCGGATGGTAACCGGGTGCTTACGTGCATACTCGGCAGCCGCGGTAACGGTGTGCCGGTGTGGGTCGCGTGAAGGACGCGGTGGCGGTGCTGGCGCCGCGGGGAAGCGACTGATTATGAGCTGCAGCTCTTCTCGGACGATGGCTCGGATGATCTGCTCGATGCTCACGTGACTACGGTGACTGCTGAGTCTCAGAGAACGGAAGCAGCCACCCACCGATTGACGTCGTCCAGCGCATACACGACAGTCTTTGCCGTCGGCTTGTAGTAGCGCGGCCCACGACCAGCTCCGCGGAGATTTGCGAGGCGCTTCGTCGTCATCCCAGGAACGAGCTCGCACACCTGCTCGGGCGACAGGTATCGCGTCGGCTCGGTCACGTCGAGCGGTCCAGCAGGCGCCGGACCTCCGTCGCTCTCCGGGCCTCGATGCGCCCGCATAACCGATACACGAGCTGCGGGTCCGCCGCGATGGCCTGGGTGTCGAGCAGCTGGTTGAGTCGCTGCAGGTATCGGGCGTGACTCCATCCGAAGGTGCGGCGGATGGCCTTCTCTCGGGCGCCCTCGGGGCGGTCGATCCATCTGCGTTCGAAGTCCAGAATGATGCGGTCGTTGTCGGTAAGCATGCCGGGATCATTCCAGCACCCACCGCCACAGATACCACCACTGGTACTCGCCCCATCGACACCTGTCTGCCATCATTCGTTCATGACGTACTCACAGCAACCTCCCGCATACACCCCACCCCCACAGCCCGGAGCGCCTCTCGCGCCGCCGCCGCCAGCCAACCGGAACGTCCTAGCCCTCATCGCTCTGATCGTCGCCGTCGTCGGGTTCATCTTCGCCTGCATCCCTGGCGCGCTCATCGTCGGCTGGGTCCTTCTCCCGATCGCGTTCGTTCTCTCGCTCGTGTCTCTGTTCCTGAAGGGCCGTGGGAAGGGCCTCGGCATCGCAGGCCTCATCATCTCTATCGTCGGCACGATCGTCGCATTCGTAGTCTTCTTTGCAGTCGTGGCCGCATCGTTCAACGACGCTTTCAGCGACGACACGGTCGTCATCGAAGAGTCGACCGGAGCGGCTGAGGCGCCCGCCGAAGAGCACGCCGAGGCCGAAGACGCTGCGGGCGAAGCTGGCAGCCGCGATAATCCTGTCGCTGTTGGCGCAACGATCGCGTCGGAGGACTGGACGGTCGTCATCAACTCCGTGAACGCCGACGGCAACGCAGTCGTCGCTGAAGCGAATCAGTTCAACGACACTGCCCCAGCGGGGTCTCACTACGAGATCGTGAACTACACGGTCACCTACACTGGCGAGGACTCGAGCATCGCCGCCGAGGTCGGCGTCGACATGGTAACCAGTGCAGGAAACGTGATCAACAGCTACGACACCATCGTCTCACTGAACGACTCGATCAGCCTCGATGAGCTGTTCAACGGAGCCTCCGCCACCGGCTCTGCGGCTTTCGCCGTGCCTGACGGTGAGACAGCTCTCGTGCGCGTGCGTCCGGGGATCCTGGCCGACGACGTGTTCGTCAAGCCGTAGCAGAAAACAGAGAATGCCCTCGGCCAGCATGAGGCGCTGGTCGAGGGCATTCGCGCGTTTGGCGTGTCGCCGGTGGGGCTGTTTACGATCGATGCTGCGCGGGCCGGCGCGCTCCACCACGAGGGAGCGCAGCATGATCGGCACCGGCCGCATCCGCATCGGTGAGCACGAGTCGACGCTGGTCCGGAACGACCCCTGCGCGCCTGCCGCGCTCGTGCGACGGATGCACCCCGGTACCGAGGTCGAGCACTACCGTGTCGTGACCTTCGACATCGACCCAGCGGAGCGTCGCCTGATCGGCCGGTTCCGCACGCGGGAGGCAGCCGATCGCGCCGTCGGCTACACGGTGCCTGCGGGGCGCATCCGGCTCGCGCTGAACCTCCTACCGAAGGGCGCGTGGGGTAAGCTGCGATCCCCACCTGCGGCCACTGTACTTCGCGATGCTCTTCGGTGGTGAAGCCCCCTTATCCGGCTCCGCCCAAACCAGTCGCTGCAGGCGACCGCTCCGAATAGGAGCAATGACTCCCGCAGCCAGGCTCGCCCGATACCTCGGCCTCTTCTTCGGGCTACGGTGCCGTCAGTGCGGCAGGCATCTGCCCGGCGCGAAAAGGTTC contains the following coding sequences:
- a CDS encoding helix-turn-helix transcriptional regulator produces the protein MRRMMSPDELAEYVGVAKQTLANWRVMKVGPTLFKIGRLVRYWEADVDQWLASGGGATSESE
- a CDS encoding DUF3263 domain-containing protein, translating into MLTDNDRIILDFERRWIDRPEGAREKAIRRTFGWSHARYLQRLNQLLDTQAIAADPQLVYRLCGRIEARRATEVRRLLDRST
- a CDS encoding SIMPL domain-containing protein (The SIMPL domain is named for its presence in mouse protein SIMPL (signalling molecule that associates with mouse pelle-like kinase). Bacterial member BP26, from Brucella, was shown to assemble into a channel-like structure, while YggE from E. coli has been associated with resistance to oxidative stress.), with protein sequence MPDTIITVSGSNEQRHNPELAVVRIGVGFEGSKRDSVLAATRAAHESLTGSLESLRDEDHGPVRVWHSEDIRVWGQRPWSQDGTRLPVEFHSAVFVDAEFDDFEALSEWIDVVAVREGIAVDGITWSLAPETDAVVRAEARRAAVADAVAKAEDYAAALGLDEISPVSIADAGLLDDTGSSGGAPAPRAMALMAKSAPTPGGMELRPAAIVVEAVVHARFAAARATTESSTSADATTASE
- a CDS encoding SDR family NAD(P)-dependent oxidoreductase, producing the protein MTTPVHIVTGGTGGLGYWAAEQLAAAGASVVIAARSEARGEAALASIRRHTPGAEVSFVHLDLADQSSVARAAEELSALPRIDSLLANAGVLSTKGRHETVDGFETMMGTNLLGHAALIGRMLPALSAQPAARVVSLGSISHEFFRLDLDDLQSERGRFREFRSYGRSKLAVMTFAFELDRRLRAAGSRVSSLVAHPGFAVDELAPGRDILPRPKTGNAVSRAAFRTIGQGKDAGALPLVAAVTDPQAAGGQYWGPSGWRQLKGSPTIVSAKDYARDPAVGAELWARVESLTGVRFALGPA